Proteins encoded by one window of Actinocorallia herbida:
- a CDS encoding ABC transporter permease, with translation MNEAEPLVRWDWIQSHLGLFGDLTVEHLKLSLLPVLLGLVVAVPLGVLCVRWGWLYPPVLTIANILYAVPSLALFLVLLDFTGLTIWTVVIPLTLYTLSVLVPNVVDGLRQVPDSTRQAAIAMGYTPLRRLLAVELPIAVPVIMAGVRVATVANISLVSVGALIGIGGLGRLFKDGFDLQFTTPVFAGIVLIIALAVVFDFALVLLQRLLTPWAAR, from the coding sequence GTGAATGAAGCGGAGCCCCTGGTCCGCTGGGATTGGATCCAGAGCCATCTCGGCCTGTTCGGCGACCTCACCGTCGAGCATCTAAAGCTGTCGCTGCTCCCGGTCCTGCTCGGCCTGGTCGTCGCGGTGCCGCTCGGCGTGCTGTGCGTGCGGTGGGGCTGGCTCTACCCGCCGGTCCTCACGATCGCCAACATCCTGTACGCGGTCCCGTCGCTGGCGCTGTTCCTGGTGCTGCTGGACTTCACCGGCCTGACGATCTGGACCGTCGTCATCCCGCTCACCCTCTACACCCTGTCGGTGCTGGTCCCCAACGTCGTCGACGGCCTGCGCCAGGTCCCCGACAGCACCCGGCAGGCCGCGATCGCGATGGGGTACACCCCGCTGCGCCGGCTGCTCGCGGTCGAGCTGCCCATCGCCGTCCCGGTGATCATGGCCGGGGTGCGGGTCGCCACGGTCGCCAACATCAGCCTGGTCAGCGTCGGCGCGCTCATCGGCATCGGCGGCCTCGGCAGGCTGTTCAAGGACGGCTTCGACCTCCAGTTCACCACCCCCGTCTTCGCCGGGATCGTGCTCATCATCGCGCTGGCCGTGGTCTTCGACTTCGCGCTGGTGCTCCTCCAGCGCCTCCTCACCCCCTGGGCGGCGCGGTGA
- a CDS encoding LacI family DNA-binding transcriptional regulator — MTIRELARATGLSPAAVSYALRGMHTSAETQRRVRRAAAELGYRADPIARALASGRTGTVGVLCGSLEDHWQQDLAVRVGRALLDGGRYAIILDAAGDPGREEAMARRLREQQVDGLIVQALDPAAPLWAELAEAVPVVPIGDALAGNPHGEVVFDNRRGVTLALEHLHGLGHRRIGVLTTTLASTPDRPADVHVHAEAARLGITVEVAVSGASRVEAAVSAEALLTGSPRPTAVFCFSDSIAYGVYDAARALGLRVPTDLSVCGYDAHALSDLLAPPLTTVDWRLAEVAADAVGLVLAGIDGGPPGRRVVREPALIPRASTAPPAGAGPHDDRMDQ; from the coding sequence GTGACGATCCGTGAGCTGGCGCGGGCCACGGGCCTGTCGCCGGCCGCGGTGTCCTACGCGCTGCGCGGGATGCACACCTCGGCCGAGACCCAGCGCCGGGTACGCCGGGCCGCGGCCGAGCTCGGCTACCGGGCCGATCCGATCGCGCGGGCGCTGGCCAGCGGCCGCACCGGCACCGTCGGGGTGCTGTGCGGCTCGCTGGAGGACCACTGGCAGCAGGATCTGGCGGTGCGCGTCGGCCGGGCGCTGCTCGACGGCGGCAGATACGCCATCATCCTGGACGCCGCGGGCGATCCCGGCCGGGAGGAGGCCATGGCCAGGCGGCTGCGCGAGCAGCAGGTCGACGGCCTCATCGTGCAGGCCCTCGATCCCGCGGCCCCGCTCTGGGCGGAGCTGGCCGAGGCGGTCCCGGTGGTCCCTATCGGCGACGCGCTGGCCGGGAACCCGCACGGCGAGGTCGTCTTCGACAACCGGCGCGGGGTGACCCTCGCCCTGGAGCACCTGCACGGCCTCGGCCACCGCCGGATCGGGGTGCTCACCACGACCCTCGCCAGCACCCCGGACAGGCCGGCCGACGTGCACGTCCACGCCGAGGCGGCCCGGCTCGGGATCACCGTCGAGGTGGCCGTCAGCGGCGCGTCCCGGGTCGAGGCGGCGGTCTCGGCCGAGGCCCTGCTCACCGGCTCCCCGCGCCCCACCGCGGTCTTCTGCTTCTCCGATTCGATCGCCTACGGCGTCTACGACGCGGCCCGCGCGCTCGGCCTGCGCGTCCCCACCGACCTCTCGGTGTGCGGGTACGACGCGCACGCCCTGTCGGATCTGCTCGCCCCGCCCCTCACCACGGTCGACTGGCGCCTCGCCGAGGTCGCCGCCGACGCCGTCGGCCTCGTCCTCGCGGGGATCGACGGCGGCCCGCCCGGCCGCCGCGTCGTCCGCGAGCCCGCCCTGATCCCGCGCGCCTCCACGGCCCCGCCCGCAGGCGCCGGGCCGCATGATGATCGGATGGACCAGTGA